DNA sequence from the Salvia splendens isolate huo1 chromosome 19, SspV2, whole genome shotgun sequence genome:
tcgatggccgggccgttgtcattgcattgctcggtgaagagggtggatgagttgaggacgttgatgtcgttgttcgacccggctacaccgaagtacgcatgtcagatccagagccgatggttagctacggcttcgaggatcatcgtcgggtggctgcccttgtatccactagtaaattggcctctccacgccgtcggaaaattcttccactcccaatgcatacagtcgatgctccctagcatcccaggaaagtcgtgcgccgtctcgtgcatcttcatcatgCCCTGGCAAACTACAGTagtcggctttcgcaaatatgcGTCGTtgtaagcctccacaactcccctacaaaatctcttcaggcactcgcggcttGTTGTCTctccgacgtggaggtactcgttgaacatgtccgccgtggtgccgtaggccaactgacggagtgcaaccgtgcacttctgcaacggcgtaagtccgggtctgccgatgccatcttcccgatactggaagtattcatcacgtgactccaacgtctggacaatgctgagaaaaaggtaacgaggcattctaaaccgccggcggaaaacagtctggccccaccgtggttgctcggcaaaataatattattatgaaaaaaaatcatacgcACAATATTATTAActaattatagaaaataataccatcattaattacaaaaaaataataccatcattaattacaaaaaaactGAAGCATTTCTAAtccaaatttttaatattattaactatagtaattaatactactaattattatgaaaaaaaatcatacgcACAATAGAACATGCATGATTTAATTTCACTACACCATACATGCATGCATGTTCATCACTTAATTAAATAGAGTAACTACCAAGCTGTtgtgagaaagaagaaaaaatttgTGTCGGggcaaatggtgacaaattattagggacggaAAGAGTAATTGAACAACagtttaatattatttcttaacttGATTAACCTAGCTAGAAATTGTTGTTCAATTTATATTTCATTGAATTATAGTtgtaaaaattaatatacacaAAGTAGCATAGTTTATGACTatgttttgaaaattttaaagtaAGTGTTAATGATTCTGATTTTCATTCCAACATATATCAAATACTTATAaacttatttatatattagctTAAAATTAACTAGCTTTTTTTCCTTAAAAATACAAGTAGTACTATGAGAGTGCCGTAGTGAGAATAATACTagcaattaattattaatttagcCTAATTGCATGAGAATATATAGGTAATTAAACCTAAGTGGAATAACTATTCCACATTTTATTCCTATATAATTAACACACATCTCAATTTTACATATACAAATACTACTACAAATCATAATCTTCATGAATTCACAATCCTTTCGATCCAATCAACTTTGTCAAACCAAACGTCAACGCCATCGCCAGCCACCCTCCCACCAAAACCCTCGCCGTCGCCTTCCCTACCGGCGCCCTCCCCAGCGCCGCCCCCACCCACCCAAACCCCACCAGCGCCGCACtcaccgccgccaccaccaccccCATCCTCACCCTATACTCCTCTATAAACGACGCCGCCAGCAGCGGCACCATCGCCCCCACCGAGAACGCCAGCGAcgacgccgccgccgcctgAATCGGATTCGGCAAATTCCCAccctctctcttctcctccTCAGAGGTGACGACGCCGGCCCGCTTCTCGTCCCTCCGGAGCTGGGCGAGCTCGATGTCGAGCTGGGAGTAGACGGAGACGAACTCGCCGATGGCCATGGAGCAGGCACCGGCGACGAGGCCCGCGAAGCCGGCGAGGACCATGGCCTTGATGGCGTGCTTGACGGCGCCCACGCCCATCATGAGGGAGGCCGTGGAGATGAGGCCGTCGTTGGCGCCAAGGACAGCTGCACGGAGCCATTGGGAGCGTTTCGAGTAGTCGAATTCTTGCTCGAGGTCTTCTCCTTGCTcgatgttagggttttgtattgTGTTGGAAGCCATTTTTATTTTGGAGGAGGAGTGTGGTTTTAGTTTGTTGTGAGTATGGTTGACACACGCCTTAGCttatggtatttatagatggggAAAAGTCATGTTTCTATATATGtatttactatttattttataaaatgacaactgatggatccgcgaatttatgatgttagtaaatgctggtagagaatgaaaactacaacacacagaatttacgtggttcgatttactgaagtaaatctacgtccacgggaagaagggagggcaagattgtattgcttgatctgggattacagcttacaacacagacttgctatatgattttatctctagagagcttaaccttcttctatctgatctaagttctatttatatcttgaactaagatcgtggcttgcatcaccaccctaagtcgtggatgtcgtgtaggtcatggcctaagatcgtggatgtagcgtaggtcatggcctacgatcgtggcctgagttgacaccacgtggtagtgggtgtgttggacatcctgtatgggtccactaactccttgttcggtcgaatactgagaccgaactgctttggttgccgatctgagagtagagcttgatgccgacctgagagcagagcttgattggatggcttttaccgagctgtaggctgaggccgaactctttggtaatgccgaactcatactcctgctttggttgccgatctgagagtagagcttgatgccgacctgagagcagagcttgataggttggcttttaccgagctgtaggctgaggccgaactctttggtaatgccgaactcatactcttccttgggctttgggctgatgggccgtcattgctgttgggcttgtttagtacgcaccccatcactacccccccgaaaagcgaagtgaatcacttcggcgaagcgagtcacttcggcattctggaaaagggtacgggggaggctgaagtcaggggacgtgccctgcgcgtgactgcattaaatgcggcattaaatgcgacagtaaaatccggccgtcgaatcctgaaaaggtggaatatgaaacggtgcgatgatttgaaatcttttccaaatctgataaataccgcctttcttcatcatttgaacacctttgctattggcttcttctgcactctctatcttttgcgtgaaaaatttccttccgctttcaaaaatttcctcaggatttcttcaaactttcaaagagtaagaaccatgtctgcttcttcttcgtctgagtctggtagcggtagaaaagggggtaaggggtcttctagccggaaagaatccggggagaagaccgtagagtattttcacagtatcttgagtaaggatactgtgatatccctttacgaaaaatactcttttcctggggggaaggcggtggttcccgacgatgatcatagggctaacgacccgccggagggttatgccaccgtttacgaagcctgcttagaatgcgggcttcgtttccctcttcccccaccttttgtagagcttcttgatttttttcaactccctttaggtcaggtgactccgaattcttggaggcacttgtcggcttttgctgccgaactccgtaggttagataaggatctgtctctgcgggcaatccttaattttttccaatttaaaaggaagggatcttggttttacttgatccccttacagccttttagggcattctgcaaaaccaagtggccgaaatggcaaaaccgcttctttttttataataggacagcggctccgggcttcccctggagagggccgaagtccgtgattcctcatcctcggttagaaccattggccgagctcgatggcgagctcagcaagattcccatagttaggaaacaatacacggagtctgagctcgtcaagggcgacgtcgtgttcgacatctcgtcttcggacgaagaggccgagggtgaggatttctctttacctttatgttctactgctttaacgaagaaaactaaccttgctttcttgctttttggcagtgtacatgctgaacaaggctacccgaaaatcttcggagtccaaggagccggagaggccgaaaaccaccagctcggcgtctgatgccgagaggactccgaaaaggcaaaaaacctcttcggatccgaagaagccggagtcaacttcggcaaaggggagggggaaggcccagaagcccccgagagcgccagagaaagacgtggtcttggcgcctccttcggaacatatctgtgagccgtttttatggcccacggacttcgccgaggtgaatttctggccttgcttttttcctgtattttttgtggtccctttgttgacttttttctttattcattttcagaggaacgatatgctctccaagctcgtcgccgtcgaactctccaaagcgtccaatgactatgctgagatgcagaggaagttggcggctgcttgtcatcgggccgaacaggctgaggctaactttgagaaggccagagctgctaggatttcggcccaggatgaagctcagtttgccaaaaaccagctcgtcatccagcgggagcagacgaaacggagggatgctgctgccgtggttgcccaaggggaggctctccgtgtttacacggagaaactctttttgagcagccagttctcggcctttgtcggtagtctggtaaggctaattgccgataagggcgagcagggggccgatgtcgtgctgcctctgtacagccgagagatagcagctcggcttcagaatctgccgctccttgaggagctcgcttcatcttcggtcctgctttctgcagaccgagtccggagttgtcgagctgatcgggacgagaacctggaggctatctttgcctccgtgggacccgtttcacccgcttcgacttaccacggagagggtgaggccgagccgctggagctggaggccgaagtcgagcgggccgggcatccggagaaggaggccgatcaggaggcggaggcgaggccggcaggatgcgaggccgaggctgaggtagctcaggagaaagaagctgaaccagaccaaggagccggagacgaagctgacggagtatgatttcgtctcccttctcttagtctagtttcttccttgtaaaatggccttgaagccctcctagtgtaaaaaattttccttgtgaatgaaaaattctctacacttgtcttcgtatagctttttgtactcgcctttattcctgttgtattttactatctgctcggtacagttgccgaactaatatagctgctttgtactcaaggagatggagatacttcactggaaacggctgtactcttcggctttagacgaagctgagaaaagagctatagccgatcagacgaagaatgacgagcttctggctcgtttagtgaagctggaggccgataataaggacttagagtccgataagaaggatctggaggccgagctgaatacggccattgctgagaggactgcgtatgaggattataTCCGTGAGCGCGGGGGAGTTACCATCTcggatgttcagagtcgagttgacgaactgtgggaggaatatcatgtactccgtatgaacaatgtgctggagagcccggcttgccaacaagttgtgacatcactgcggcgttgggcttctcggtacaacattgttctttctcggcgcccctccatagaaagattccttcggcatatcgtgccaacagatgctcgcactccagatcaaacctctggttcccttgctCAAAATCTtgctccaagtcagcaacgaactcaggaacagccggaaacgtcaagacgagaacgggctcaggagcaaccggaatcgtcaagacagggacggactgaaattcgccgaggagttgtgactatgagcgagcaagatcagcagatgcttattgcagagactcttcatcgccgaggtgttaggacttctcgggctcggggaagaggcgttgggtcgaggatagcgtctcgtcgacctgcttattcttcatctgctcggaacaaccgaactcggcttccagaggattttgcagataggtggcttaacttcagcaaccctggacagtagaatagtcctttgtaatagcgtaacgccattttgtggggtagctgagttgtatgccgaacaagatttgaaaaatgaaattttgttttcgcttctaacactgtatttacagcttagcgaaaaaatttcatcgtactcgtcctcggtcttatgaagtaaacttctttgaccggacttggtccttggtctgatgaaataaacatctttgaccggactcgtctttggtctgatgaaataaacatcttcgaccggactcgtctttggtctgatgaaataaacatctttgaccggactcgtctttggtctgatgaaataaacatcttcgaccggactcgtctttggtctgatgaaataaacatctttgaccggacttggtttgtgttctaatttggcgatttttgtcgccgggatcgaactttcccttgtcctaattcggcgagttttatcgcgtggattggactttcccagttaaccgaagtggtcttatgcagtaaacctctttgactagacatggtcgtccccggtcttatgaggtaaacttctttgaccgaacttggtcgtcctaattcggcgaggtttatcgcgtggatcggactttcccttattgcagttcgtttcagacgaagtgcttattaagctgaattgcggtcttgtatcctccttggaagcttggactcacaatcgttggcttattgcagttcgtttcagacggactgcttgttaagctgaattgtggtcttatatcctccttagaagcttggactcacaatagtctttaataatcgatctaaaaaggggatcagtctttaaagaacgatataccttggtaccatttgtaagagacgacaagcacatagagacaaaacacatagagaaaaaatgaaaaagacgaaggaaaaaaactttaaaccttttttttttttaaaaaacgacaagtaaaaggtacaagtaagaaacaaataaaaacatatacccctatgaccgaactagacacaagacggactgaccggacttttgtctcttacaagtggaacttcttgaggttggagacgtgccatgttcggggtacttgttctcctgacatgtgagtcaatttataagaccctttgccgaggacttctgacacccgatatggaccctcccatgtgggttcgagtttgcccagcttttctgctcggcttacttcgttgtttctcaagacgagatctcccacttgaaattgaagctttttcaccctttggttataataccgggctacttgctccttatacttggctgcttttatgcacgccaattctcttctttcttcggcgagatctagttctgctctcagtccgtcgtcattcatttctgaggagaaatttagagttcggggactgggtacgccgatctccaccggaattacggcttcagtgccgtacaccagactatacggagtttcaccgttggaggttttgggtgtagttcggtaggaccataggacttgagggagattttctacccattgtcctttggcttgttctaaccgagcttttaaccctttcaccagaatccggttcgttacttccgtttgtccgtttgcttggggatgggagaccgaagtgaaccgctgttgaatgttcagctcttggcaccaattcttgaacgtcttgtcggtgaactgagtcccattatccgagatgaggatgtggggtatgccaaatcggcacactatgttcttccagacgaagtccaatgcctttgagctcgttattgtagctaatggttcagcctccacccacttcgtgaagtagtccacggcaacgataaggaatttcatttgccgaggagcttgaggaagtggtcccactatgtctatgccccattgcatgaaaggccaagggctttgcatagtgtatagatcggtctgcggcatccttgggacatttgcatgaatttggcacttcgtacacttcttgacgagctgcactgcctcttgtaccatggttggccaataatatccccatctcagaacttttttagctaaagctctggctccgatgtggctaccgcacgatccttcatgaacttctctgaggatgtagtccgtctcttctggtcctacgcaccgtaataacggctggaggtaagactttctaaagaggactccttcatgaagttcgtaccgaagagctcggcacgtgatcttccgagcttctctcttatcctcgggcaattgtccttgatccagatactgcaagatcggcgtcatccagttcggcgagctggatactgaatgtacctcggcttcatcaatgcttcgatgcattaattcttccgcctttgagctcggatctgaggccaacttacttaaggcatctgctcggctattttccgctctgggaatgcggattatccgaaaataggagaaacttcggctgatgctttgcgctttgtccaaatacttcttcattctctcgtcacgagcttcacttgtacccaacatgtgatttactatgacttgtgaatcacaatggactttgagagatttgacgagcagactttgcgctaactggagtccggccaggagggcttcgtactcggcttcattattagtagtggggaataggaaacgaagtgagtaggttacctcgtgtccgtcgggagcgacaagtaaaataccagctccacttcccatcttgtttgaagctccatctacgaatccgctccagcagtccggcggctctacttcggattccaagggctgtgctagttcggcattggcaggattcttctgttcggcaataacgggaattgcttgatcgaacttcgcttctgcaagaaaatccgccaaggcttgtcccttgatggctttccgaggtagatattcaattgtgtgctctcccaactctatagcccacttggcgattctgcctgatgcttctggtttggtcaacacttgccgaagaggcagatcagttaagacgcataccttgtgagcatagaagtatggccgcagtctccttgctgcatttactaatgctagagcaatcttttccagaggttgatacctggtttctggacctcttaatgctcggcttgtaaaatagatgggaagctgctttaggccttcttctcgtacaagcaccgcgctgatggtttgatccgatgccgctaagtataagaatattacttcggcttcggttggagcagagagaataggaagctcggctagataacttttgagctcgtcaaaggcccttttctgctcggctccccactcgaactttggtgcctttttcaacaccttgaagaacggcagttgcttttcggctgcttgggaaaggaatcgatttagtgcggctagacatccggttagcctttgcacgtcatgtatggacttcggcattgccatgttctgaacgatttgaacttttgaggggtttgccttgagtccgtcctttgaaacccagcAACcaagaaactttcccgaatctaccaaaaaggtacacttttggggattaagtttgaggttggctttcttgagcacgttgagagtggacttgaggttgtgctcgtactccgaagtgcttttgcttttgacgactatatcgtcaacatatacttcgacctcctttccaatcaggtgccgaaaaagcttgtctaccatcctttgataagtggctccggcattctttaaaccgaatggcatctttttataagcgaaaatgccgaaatcagtaatgaaggccgtttttgaagcgtcaatctcatccattaaaacctgatggtatcctttgtatagatcaagaaaacaaaaaatttcaaagcctatcagagcttctacttttttatctatgttcggaaggggatagcaatctttgggacagtgcttatttagatcggtgaaatctatgcacatccgccatcctccttcctttttcttgatcatgacaggattggccacccacgaaggatacctcacttcgaataacacatccgccttcaataattgacggacttcgtcatggatgacttgacttcgttctgccgcaaagagtctttgcttctgttttatcggtcggaccgaaggatcaatatttaaacgatgagtgattacctcggggggcactccggtcatgtccaactgagaccatgcaaagacgtctttgtactccttgaggagctggatggttttttcccgaagtagaggcgttcccgcgaagccgatcttaaccgttctggatggatcgtcttcgtacagctgaactgtcatcgaattcggctccggtatgacttcggtcattgcctctgactccggctgctgtgattgctatgcttggtggtgccgatctgactgctcggcacttctaagcgcaatttgcagacattcctttgctctcttttggtcacctcggatgaccgctatccctcctttagtagggatcttgatggtgaggtgataagtggagcaaatggcccgaactgtgttgagccagtctcttcccaggatgacgttgtacggggaccgagctttcaccacgaaaaactcaatcatcgtactggagctagtaggcgctttccccaccgtgatcggaaggctgataataccttcagggcgggtgtcctcctgggcgaagctcttcaggggaagcggagccgggctgagccgagctgggtccacttctagtttgtcgaagcactctttaaaaagaatgctgactgacgctcctgtatccacaaacaccctgtggatcagtttgtttgccactccggcttggatgacaatggcgtcttggtgaggagagatggccgggacgggatcagcatccgagaacgtaatcacttcgtcctgcttcagccttttatgcgttggctcttctcgattggagcctctgcgctctgacttcagggacgacttggtcttcccggcagggagagcgtcaatagtcaggattactccatcatattgcggctcgtcatcgtcttcgggatccggctgccttttcggatcctgaggagcgcagttcgcacctctctgcttcttattcttctttgactgcttgctttggtattttttcaatgtccctgccctcacaagaacatcgatacctgcagccaagtttctgcactcctcggtatcgtgaccgtggtcttgatggtaggagcagtagttatcctggggtcggcgcgcggcagatttcgtcatccgctttggcttttcgaacaggtcagagtgtagttcgaaaatttccgctctcggcttgttcagcggtacgaactgagcgggcggcttctcgggattgagacggggtcccaatctgtcttgcaccggagtcctttgaatcctttcaaaaggagttcggcgaggatgtccctgatcgccaaaaggagttcggcgaggatgtccctgatcgctatgatcgggcttcctcctgtctcctcgggacgatgagctgtctaacgaccgtttgcgacggtctgcctcatcggcccgggagtactggtccgcaatgtcccacatttcctgagctgtctgcggaccgcactcaacgagcttcctgtagagagctccgggcaggattccattttggaatgccgagatgacaagcagatcgttgagatcgtctacttgcaggcattccttgtggaatcttgtcataaagtcgctgattttttcgtcgcgacct
Encoded proteins:
- the LOC121778627 gene encoding vacuolar iron transporter homolog 2-like; translation: MASNTIQNPNIEQGEDLEQEFDYSKRSQWLRAAVLGANDGLISTASLMMGVGAVKHAIKAMVLAGFAGLVAGACSMAIGEFVSVYSQLDIELAQLRRDEKRAGVVTSEEEKREGGNLPNPIQAAAASSLAFSVGAMVPLLAASFIEEYRVRMGVVVAAVSAALVGFGWVGAALGRAPVGKATARVLVGGWLAMALTFGLTKLIGSKGL